In Cryptomeria japonica chromosome 1, Sugi_1.0, whole genome shotgun sequence, the sequence GATAACTCTTTCAGCATTCATTATTTtacaaattataaaaattaaaacaaaattttaaatcaaaatcatgatgaATCACTTAGTGGACTCTCATAATCATAAAATGTAAAAACTATTGAAAGAATCTTATAAATCAAATTTCCATACCTTTTCACAATAATTATTAAGAATATTTACACATAAAACAACTTTATTACTATTCTTAAATTCCTTAAACTAATCACTCATAAATATTATTCAAAACATTCACCTACTCATCCCCCTTGGTGGGGGAAGCAAGAAAAATAATTACCAAGGAGAAAGCAAACTTATTCTCTTTCTAACACCGAAAGTGTGCTTAAAGTTTTCCCAAAAGTAAGACAATCCAAGATTGGTTGAAGTACATGTACTATCATGACTCAAACTTCTAAAGAAGATGGAATCAAATTATTATATGAGTGAGTGCATGTGGCTTAGACATGACTAAAGCTTGATGTCATAGCTCAACTCATAATGtttatttgtgttttttaattcattttatttcttttctttttccattgaATCTAATAAACTAAATAATCTTATCTAGAACTCTCTTTTTTAGATACTCAAGTTTCATATTATGGGCTCACATTGTGAAGGTTATATTTTAGTATATTATTTGGTagttatattatattaaaataaatggaTGCTTGTTTTTTACAATGTTTAATGTTAATGAGATTGCATAAGAAAATATTTTAGTAATGGGTGGTTGAAAATGGATTGAGAATGTTTAAGAAtggataaatcaatcaaagtataaATTTTTTCTATCTTCGTATTATTATTCGCTTTCAATATTGAGTTTAGATTAACAATTATTTAGATTTAGATGTGGCATTTCTACATTGATGTATAATCAATTAATAGTGacaattttataatgtttatgtAGAAATGAGTTGATTTATTATATGGATGTTGTTTATACTTGAAAGCAAGACAattaaattctacaatttaaaagTTGAGACAATTActtaaattctacaatttaaagTTGAGAAttttaaatgaaatgaaataaatgttcaaaattaaataaataaagattttgtTTTAGAAACTTGAAGTAGATTATCTATGTTAGATGTATGATAATCAATTTATTAGAACCTTATGTGATATCATATGCTTGACTTTGTATTAGTGTGTCTTCTATCTGATGCTCACGTTCACTTCTACAATTGTGGAATCGATCTTTGTGTGCGTGGATTTGAACTGTATATGTACATCTAAACCTAGTTCACATATCTAAACTTTGTTGATTTTTTATGTCAAGGACTTGTTTCCATAATATCTACTACCGACTTTTGAGAGGGGTGGTGTTAATACATACCAAGTAGGATCTTGCTTGATAATGATTGAAGATTTCAAGAAAACAAGTTGTGATGCCTAAGAGTTGGTGTAAGATGATGATGTATTGTTGATGCTATTATCCTCCAAGGTCCTAGGATGTCTCTTTGATATAGATGATTTCATGATGGTTTGAAATGAATTAAGGTTTGTCCTTAAATATGTAACATTCTAGCACACAAGTTGATGGCTTTTGCACTCTAATTATCACATAACAAGTAATTAGTTGAAGTCAACAATGACCCAAAAATTatgtttgagtttgcaattttagAGTTCATTTTTTGCATTTTGCAAAACTAACGTAAATCACCTCCATAATTTGCCATTTTCACTTCAATAAATGAATGAATGGACTAAGAATCAAAGTTGATCTCTCTAAAGATGTGTAGATGGAATCAAATTATGTTCAAGTTATTTACCAACTTTTATATTTCAATATATTACTTATAGACAAGTCATTGTACTAAAGATAACCCCATTAAAATGGACTCAAAAGGAAAGTTAAAAgatacaaaatatatatttttcaaaattataatGTACCTACTTTATAAATTAAATCTGTTAAATATTTTAAGTATCTAATGTGAAAAAAACTCTCATGAAACTAAAAGttatattttaaaacttttaagacCTTTAATTACGATAATaccaatttttaatatttttaaaattacccAAATGAATATGTGACTAAGAACCTCtatcttgaattttattttttgggATCCCTGCATAAAACCCATAAATGACAATAGTTATTTCATTAATCTTTTTCTTATGGtcattaaatatctaaatatttatataatatttaaagTATCTGATAATTATTGATTATTTAACAAGAACCCTTTatatttttggatattttgatcattAGTCTTCATATGATCATTATACATTTAAATATCTATATATTCTTTGATATGCTATGACTGATAGTTCTATTTAATTCTTATGGtcattaaatatctaaatatttatataatatttaaagTATCTTATAATTATTGATTATTTAACAAGAAATCTTTATATTGGATATTTTGATCATTAGTCTTCATATGATCATTATACATTTAAATATCTATAAATTCTTTGATATGCTATGGCtgatagttctatttttttttgGCTTACAtgtatataaaatattttataatctttatgtcatatttttggatATATTGATCAATAGTCTTCATATGATCATTATACATTTAAATATCTATTTATTCTTTGATATGTTATGATTGATAATTCTAATTTTTTTTGGCTTAtatgaatataaaatatttaataatcttTATGTCATAAGACAATTGTGAGTAAGTATAAAATCTcttaatttttgtttattatttatttttaatttaattttttattaataatttattaaatttatattatacAATTACACCTAACAATACCTACCCTAAAATGCTACTTAATAGGGAGGCTTTTTCTCATATAACTCTACTTTAAAGACAAAACAAACATCATGATTCTAGTGTTATACCCCTCTCCCAACAGAAAAGGTTCACCTACCtaacaaataaaattatatataataaccTTTATGATAGCATGTTAGACAACTAATAAGAAGTTTGGTCCCTTTGATAAAGCCTAATGTTGCATAAAAGTAGATGAAAAGTTTATTCCTGAAATACAGAATCCTTTCATTCAATTCTAAAAAAACCTTTTAAATTAAACTTGCAGTTGGGCCCAATATCCAATGCAAAGGTGGTGAATCATTTTCACTGATAGAGACTTTGCACACAACCAAAGCAAAGCAGCAAAGACATTATTTCAAACCAGCACATGATCCTCATTCATTTACACCCCCAAATGTGAATCAGATGCTTATCACACAGGCATAAACTGCAGATGCACTAGGATACACAGAGAAGGCATGAACTGCAATGAGTTTGGATACTTACAATCTACACAGAAGATGGTGAAGTTGGTATACAGTGCAAGAACACTGGCAGTGTTAGCATGGATCATGTGGATTTGTTCCAGTGTGCAGGCAGTAGACATTGGTGTCAACTGGGGCACCATATCAGCACATAGACTCCCTCCCCCTATTGTTGTGAGGCTTCTAAGGGCCAATAATATTATGAAGGTGAAGCTTTTTGATGCAGATCCCTTGGTTTTAGAGGCTCTTGTGGGCTCTGGTATTCAGGTCATGGTGGGCATTCCAAATGACATGTTGAGGATTATGAGCGTCTCTTCTGCAGCTGCAGACATGTGGGTTCATGATAACGTCACTAGATATGCCTTCAGAGGGGGCGTTGATATTAGGTAAATATTTACTTTCAATGAATGTTTTTGACTGATTGGTTCTCAGGAACTATAGTTTTGAACCCTTTTTCAAGTATTTGTCATCTGTATGTATCATGTTGTGATCAGCGCAGAAAGCTAATGATATGGATCCTAGATTTTAAGACTACCATGGGAAAATCAGACCATTATGTACTTAGCACAGATGTTGAACTTGGCATTCAGGTAAACAGGAATACTGTCGCTCCTTGATCTAGGATCTTTCTTTATTGTGTTCACCAGATTGAGAAAGTTATCTATATTTATGGCCCACTTCAGAACATGTCGTGTTGGTTTGTTTGGTCGTATTACATTCCCTTCCATAAACATACATTGGAACCGTCTATTATAACATATACTCTCTTATTTTATGAGATTGTGGGTTTTCATCTTTCGTTCTGGTCATGCTGGTCTCTTAGACAAATCATGCACTCTTTAAGACTCAAGTAATACTGTGTTATTGACATATGACCTCTTTTATACCAGATTTCCTAATCTGTTCAGTTCACCATTTACAAGTAGTTGTTACGGTTGTTGTGGACTATCTTGGCACATATCTACATGTGAGCACATTCTGTCAAATTTTAGAAAATTTGATTGTTGAAGTCACTATGTTCGCTGGaagatttttttctttcttctaaattttgAGTTGATGAAGATCAGGGTTCAAACACTAACTCATGCTTCTGTGGATGCCAAAGTTCAAAGCTTAGATATGGACATGCCTGAGGTAGGCCATCCCAATGACCTAGGAATTACACCTAATTCTGGAGAATTGCCGTAGCCCTGTGAATGGCCACTAAACTGACCTCTACGCACACCAAAAGAGGGTATAGCCCACTTATCAGAAAGGGCCACCGCAAGGTGCCATAGTAGCCTTAAGCTTCCAAAGGCATTGTAAAACCTCTAGGTTTTTTACTAGAAGTATGATTTGCAGACTTGGGTGAACTGAAAGGTGAAGAATTGTTGTCCATCTTGGGGACACAAGTTCAGTCTGGCAGTGGGTAACGTATGCGCAACCCATAGTCTATGCACGGCTGGGAGGAGGGCAAATCCATGCTTTGCAATGGATTGTAGGCCTTTGATGTAACTCCATCTGCAATAACTTGCATGACCACATGAGATTTGAGCTAGTATTGGTGCAACTGTTTCCATTTCAACCCTAGACGGGAATTCCCTTTATACCAAATGCAGCAACAATAGCAATTCGTGTTTGCTTTACGTGGATGCTGATCTGGAATATATGGAGTATTACCCCATCAGATATATTTGCATGGGTCAGACATTCCGCACGTTTGTTATATAAAATTTGCAGGATTATCTGTAGCTGCTAGCTTGTTGAAAGTGGACACGGGATGTTATGGAACTGCGAATAAAGTGATTGAGGAATGGGACTCCAACTACAGTCGTAATTGCCCAAAGAATTTCGATTGAATGTGGTTGCTTTCTTTAACCTATTTTATGAGGTTTATGCAGATTTCTTTAAATATGAAATTTAAATGCCATTAATGCAGAGCATGAGCTTGAAGATTATAATCAGAATTGGAGAACAACATTAAAACAAGAATCTCCAAAGAATGGTAAAACCATTTTGTCATTGCAAAGTGGTTTGGAGACCAATGCATTTAGATTTTTGCTCTTGGTATTGTGCGTGTTACTCAAATTAAGACTTGTTATGAAATATTAAATATGTGCTATGCAGTATGCACAACAGAGGAAGGACAACAGTGGTTCAGCAAAATTTCACAACCGGTCAAATACGAAACGACAAACATCAAGGATGGGAGAGTTTAAAATAGTTATCTTATAGATTGAACAGGAAACAGGATCTATGTTCAGATGCCTAAAATTCCATCCATAGGAAAAAATGCCTAAATATGTTTGCCTCTAATTTTTATAATAACAGGTACGAGGACCTCCCCAAAGAGTACCATGGTCAATAGTTTGCACCATAGATCAAAATCTCACCATGTACCCATCAAGTTATTTTTGCAGACTTGTAAATCGCTCATTATCTTGCCTAGCCAAGTTTTACCGAGTTAATGGTTTTTAAGTTTTTAACCATGTTTTAATTTGCCAAGTTTTTTCTTAGTCACCAAGTCCAAGTCAAAATTGGATCTGATTAAGTTTTGCCACGTTACGTGTTTTGAACTATGATTTGTACACTAGTTGCACCACTTATCAACATCACAATATTTCCCTAGGTTTATCAAAGCAACAGGTATCGAGGCATATCCAAAGAGGGCAACGTCTGTCCAGGGATCACAATGCACCTTTGTTCTGATTgtcaattaataattaaaaaaatacagTCAAACGTACATTGTGATCCCTGGATAGACAATGGTCTCAAAGGGTACCACAATGAATAGAGTACTGATCACACCACTTATCAGCATCACAATATTTTCCCTAGGTTTACCTGTCACTACAGAGAGGGACAACTTGGACCCCATCCTGTGGATTTTTCAAGACCATTTATTACTTTTTTCAAACTATCTTTGCTTTTGGCATTAGATTTTTGAGATAACCTCATTTAGCTTGAAGTACAGATGAAGTACTACAGTTTTCTTACGACAAATAAATCTGTCTATTCTGTCCATGATAGGTTAACAGACGTGCATTATTTTGTATTGTTTAGTTTATCATGATTGGTAGCAGATTTAATGGTTTTAGGATATTATATCTGATGTGTTGTTTATTTGGAGATTCAAGAGGGTCATTGACTCTCTAACCTTCTTCCAACCCTGTAAGCTGCAACAAATAAATATGCATTTCCTTTTCCTTTGCACTATCTTGTTTCTTCTAAGTAAGACCTATCATATTTTGGATTGGCTTGAATCCTGGATTTGCTTACTAGGAACCATGATTAGTGTTGTCCTGAAGAAACCAAGCAGACGATTGTTACACTATAGTGAGGAAAAAATTAACTCTTCCCAAGCAAATGACTTCTCACACTTGTGATCAATATTTGCATTTTATATATTCAAGTTTATACTGCATACTGATTCGTTGGTTCTTGAATGCACGTGTATAGGTATGTTGCAGTTGgtaatgaaccatttctttccagTTACCAAGGGCAATTTCAATCATTTGTAGTTCCTGCTGTGATCAATGTGCAACAGGCTCTTACAAAGGCAAATCTCGCAGGCCTGGTGAAAGTTGTGGTTCCATGTAATGCAGATGCTTACCAGTCCGACTTACCTTCCCAAGGAACCTTCAGGCCAGATGTGAGCCCAACTATGGTTCAGCTTGTCTCCTTTCTTAGCAAGAATGGATCTCCTTTTGTCGTTAACATTTACCCTTTCTTAAGTCTTTATGGGAATGCAGAGTTTCCAGCAGACTATGCTTTTTTTGATAACAGTACTCATCCGGTGGTTGATGGGCAGAATGTTTATACTAATGCCTTTGATGGAAATTTCGATACCCTTGTGGCAGCCTTAGATAGAATTGGCTTTGGCCAAATTCCAATCATTGTTGGAGAAATTGGATGGCCAAGTGATGGGACCATTGTTGCAAATATCAGCAATGCAAAAAGATTCAACCAAGGATTGGTGGACCATGTACTGAGCAACAAGGGAACACCTCTCAGACCTGGTGTTCCCCCAATTGAAGTATATCTATTTGGTCTTCTGGACGAGGGCCAAAAGAGTGTCATGCCTGGGAATTTTGAAAGGCATTGGGGTATATATACCTTTGATGGCCAGGCTAAATACCACCTTGAGTTGGGCCAAGGATCCAAAGGTCTGGTGAATGCTGCAAATGTCCCATACCTGCCTTCTAGATGGTGTGTTGCAAATGCCAACCGCGACCTGTCGAGTGCTTCAAACTATGTGCAACTTGCATGCTCAAGTGTTGATTGCACAAGATTGCTTTATGGAGGCTCATGCAATGCCATTGGAGAAATAGGCAATGTCTCTTATGCTTTCAACAGCTACTACCAACAACAGAATCAAGCAGAAAAAAGCTGCTATTTCAATGGGCTTGGAATGATAACATTTGTGGATCCCTCAATTGGGGATTGTCGTTTCCTCATTGGGATTAGAGACTCTTCTGCCACTGCCTTATATTCAAGTTCAAGATTTTTTCTGGCAGTTGagtggatgattctaatgtgtttaCTAACCTGTACTTGTCTATGATCTCGACATATCTCCAATTTGTAGAAGTTACAAAGCACTCGAACAAGAAACTGCCTATTTAGACATACTGAAGATAAGGCCATAGTTCTAACTTTGAAGTGAGGTGTACTCCTATTTTGTTAAACAAGCCCTATAGGCTGCTTCGAATTCCCCAGCATTTGACAAAGGTCATGTGCCCACTGTGCAGGAGTGCAAGAACCTTTTAGCACTCTAATACAAGTAGTCTCAAGATGATTttttttatgtagtagttgtattCTTGTCCACATCATTGGGATTGTCTCAAAGGCACCCATATAGTAAAGTCTTTCATATGATAATACTCTTGTTGGTAAGTTCATCTTTCATTATGTACCTTTAGCAAGGATTTGCTCCCCTGTTACTTGGGTAATACATCTGTCTGCATAGTGCTGCAAATGAAAGATCCTATGGATATTAAGTGTTCAAAGAACATTTTGTCATTGGAAGACATTCTTTACAAATTATGTGAATGGATTTTGTTCCAATTCTTTGGAATGAACTCAATTCTGTAATCCTTTGATTTTATGTTCACTTCTTTATATGGTATTCTCTGGCTACTGCATAACAATCTGTAAGCTAATGAGTTAATACAgagattcatgttttttttttaaatagaatatgAGGGTTCTATTGGGCTTCTCACTTTTGAAAATAGAAACAATACAATACCAATACAGAAATGCACCATGACAAAACAACTACAGGATTAAATCCCCATAAGCCTGAAGGCTAGCAGAAGAGGAATTCAAGAATTTAGGGAAAAAAAGACCAAAAAGCACCAGAGACCACGGGAGCGAAAACTCCCCACCAGTGAGGATGAAGAAACAGAAGACAGTCGAGAAAGGCAGATACATCCCCGAGCTCAGACAGTGCCCAGGCCCCAGGCCTCCTCAGTGCCACAATCCATCCATGCTGGCTGGAATACAGAGATATTCATTTTGCTCTTAATAGGACCATCAATAAGGCAAATCCCTGGGATATGAATAAAAGTTACCACTATATAGCATTCATCATCAAGGCATTTTGCTGGTATGCCCTCATTTGGTATTATGTAATCTAGCTTGCTGCCATTCACTCTATGACATATATATAAATGCATATGGAGCTCCAATGATTAGAATTTTGACAGCAGTTTTCAAAGGTCAAGCACTCTCCCAAGTCTTCCTGGGAAGAAGGAAGAATCTGACTTCAATCCAGCGAGCTGAATCTGCTGGGCATAGAAAGTACTGAATCCATGCTCTTTCTGTAATGTATACAAGAAATGCAATTAAGAAGTAATCTGAACCAGAAAcgccaaaaaaaagaaagaaaaaaaataatcaGGAAAAGTAGAGGATCAAATGAATAGCACAATAACACCCTAACAAAGATTACCTCTGATATATGGTTTCAACCATTTGGTGCCTTCTTTGTTGCCTTTCGTAACTTTTGAAGTTATAAAAAAGTTAGTCCTGACATTACAGCTAGTAAGAAACTTGTGTTATTTGCACATTATGCACCAATTCAATCATGAAACCACAGTCCCAATCACAAAAACCACTAAAAGTAAATTATATGAGTTGCATTCTAGGTGGTTTCGATGTTAATAAGGTGTCTTGAATAGCATGTAAGTTCTTGGCTCGAATGGTTTGTAACCTAAGTCACTTTACGTTGCATACTTTCTTTAAAGCTAACAACTTATATAAATGTCAAACATTATGTATTCACCCATTCAGCCGTTTCGATAGTTGTCTTTGTTAATTATATGATCTTATAAAAGGTAAAGGACATAATTCTACAACTATTTTGTTTTGGTTAAACTATGAGTTGAAGATTACATTAAAAGTTGATTATAAAGGAGCTGTATTTTGGTGACACTTTTTTGTGAAGTGAACAGGTTCTAAATTATGCCCATTTCTATATTAAGGCCTCCATTATAATTTTTTTCCATTAAGATCTTCATAAAATTTTTCCATTAAGGTCTTTGTTAAACAGGATCTTTGCATATAAATGATAATATAACTAGGGCTTCTTCTCAACAAGAGCAAAGTTAGGCACTTGCAGCTGGTATGGAGGAAAAAAGCTCTCCCTTGTGCTCAAAGGACAGCAGGCAATTTCCGACGAGCTAATCAAGGTGTATGGTGAATAAGGGGAGGCTGAGCCATGTCATTGATTGTGTTGCATGGGGTGCCTAGTCCTAATGAAGAAAGAAGGATGCTGGAATCAACAAAGAAACTTAGCTCTTTGCTTCTTTTTTGTCAAGGGAGGCTATCAAGATTGGGAATCAAGGATATTGGCTCCTTAGGAATGGGTTGTTTAGTGCTCCTCAGAACATTTTTCAAACCATCTTGACCAGACTAGTCTTTGTAGGCCTTGGGCTGTTGCCATGTCTCTGGTGTTCAGCTCCTTGGGCTGTGGATTGATGGTTTGCTGATATTTTGCAGCTTTTTATTTCTTGTCCTTTGTTTATACTTTTGGCTGTTGGTTGGACTTCACTAACCTATCTTTCATACTTTGTACACAAGGGATAGAGCTCTTTTAATAATTTCACCTTTTtatctttaataaaataataagaataaAATCAGAGGACTTGAACATAATCAAATTATCATTGTCAAAAATGTTTAAACTTGATTTTGAATAATTTATTTCTTAACCATTTTGACATAATAAAAGAACATTTATACGTGTAAAAACTTGATTTTGAACATAAGGGTTTTAAAGCAAACTCTACTGTACATTAAAAAAACAAACTTTTTCTTCTCCAGCCCAAAAACAAGATTATGATAAACTTTACAACAAACTCTACACTGTATAAAGAACAGGGGATGCCTTTTGTAAAGCCTATACTGCCAgaaataatgcagacataatattTTTATCAGATTTAAATAATGCAACTTAAAAGCAAAACGTAGCAGCAAGCATATAAATTCAAAACAGATTTTTACATAACTTAAACACCTAAAATATCCAGAAATGAGGGCTTTTTAaacagtttttaaaattaaaattaagacACCAGCATATGGTGTCTACATTACAGCAATGTACAGTTATAACAGCAAATAGAACTTTATAGAAAATACCTACAGCTAGTGAAGAGGCATCCCAAAAATAAACAAGAAAAGCTGGTCGAAAATTTGTATAACAGCTGGCAAAGAGTTTAAGTTGGTTGCATGCCATATCTCTGTCAAAATGCCTGGAAACTTATAGGTGCTCACTAGACTTTAAAAGATCAGTCATAAAGATAAAAGAGTAAAATTAACATATAGTTCACCCAACTAGTATCACATCTCAATAGAACAAAAGGCCATATTGATTTGTTAAGTGATTAAAAAGAAACTTATAATAAAAAACTAGTCAAGTGATACCATTAAATGTCAAGTCAATAATTAAGATACTTTTGAAATCAAGTATAGAATGATGCAAAGACGGatagtaatttttttttctttttcctaacTTTTGATTCCACTTGTTTCATGGTTCCCTTTTGTCTTTGTAGTCTTAATTTTGTactaaagttttttttttgttttgggattttttttagTATTAAGTTTTGATTATGCTCATTCAAAGGTGTAACGTTTTAAATTATAGTCGCTTACAATTTTGTTTTCACTTAGGCTTCACTTTAGCGTTCATCTTCTAATGCTTGACTAAAGcattgattctgctcacaccaactATCAAACACAATTTTACACCGTCTACACTATCTCCCTTTGGTCCTGGAGCCCTGATTTCCAGGACCATGGTGTTGGATGCCATTGTCCTCTCAAAAAAGGCCCATCTTGGGGCCTCACAACGGTCACCTAATTTGGACGGGGACCTAGATCCCATGTCAGCTATGTcggaaattcaatttgtttttcaacCAGCAagcataaaaggaggtctacccttctcaattcaaaatctaagcaatcatcgaatgaattcaagatctcaattacaccctagcaaattcaagtgagcaagcaatcaatcttctatcaagtattgaagaagaagtgaagtcaagattcaagcattggaaatgtgattcatgttctatgttttttaaagactatctacatgaaaccctaattccttgtgaagacaaataaaacttcattaaaggtatatcattaggttttcattcattttcagtttttccctcaaaaggaaagtattttataacttcatttatattttcaattcaatttcatggttaattccaaaaccagggtttgaccaaaggcaaacccctattcccaacaatttcccccatCTTTTTGTGTAGGAAGTAGGTACAGAGTTGCATTCGGGAGGATCAACATGATTTGCAAAGATGAACAGGTTCACCTTTTGATGGCgagaaattcagaggaccaagaCGACCAACAACATAGTCCCAAAAAATCAATTTgaacttctaggaatagatccAAATCATCCTCTTCTACTCGGAT encodes:
- the LOC131050458 gene encoding glucan endo-1,3-beta-glucosidase 5; the protein is MNCNEFGYLQSTQKMVKLVYSARTLAVLAWIMWICSSVQAVDIGVNWGTISAHRLPPPIVVRLLRANNIMKVKLFDADPLVLEALVGSGIQVMVGIPNDMLRIMSVSSAAADMWVHDNVTRYAFRGGVDIRYVAVGNEPFLSSYQGQFQSFVVPAVINVQQALTKANLAGLVKVVVPCNADAYQSDLPSQGTFRPDVSPTMVQLVSFLSKNGSPFVVNIYPFLSLYGNAEFPADYAFFDNSTHPVVDGQNVYTNAFDGNFDTLVAALDRIGFGQIPIIVGEIGWPSDGTIVANISNAKRFNQGLVDHVLSNKGTPLRPGVPPIEVYLFGLLDEGQKSVMPGNFERHWGIYTFDGQAKYHLELGQGSKGLVNAANVPYLPSRWCVANANRDLSSASNYVQLACSSVDCTRLLYGGSCNAIGEIGNVSYAFNSYYQQQNQAEKSCYFNGLGMITFVDPSIGDCRFLIGIRDSSATALYSSSRFFLAVEWMILMCLLTCTCL